The genomic DNA ATATGGTAAGCTTACTTACAAGTTATGTAGGACTTTATCTATTTTTAGGAATTTGGTTTGTTCATAAAATCATGACAAAATCAAAACCGATTGATCCCCTAAAAGCAGATCTTAGCAGAAATCACGCTCATATATAAATTTAAGAGCAAATTTAAAAAATATTTAGCGGAGCTTTCCGCTAAATTTAACTAATTCTCACATTAAAACTATGTGTTAAAGCGATGGCTATAGCATCAGTCACATCTAACGGCTTTATTTCTTGATTAATTCCAAGCATCTTTTTTACCATAAAAGCAACCTGCTCTTTTGCAGCCTTTGCCTTGCCTGTAACTGCTTTTTTGATCTGTAACGGAGTGTATTCACTAAATTCACCGTGAATTTGAAGTATTTTAAGACTAAGAGCGCCTCTGAATTGAGCAAGCTTTA from Campylobacter fetus subsp. fetus includes the following:
- the ruvC gene encoding crossover junction endodeoxyribonuclease RuvC, with translation MKILGIDPGTRNCGYAVIEKTGNKKTLIEAGLIKIKQDSLQYQITQLCEGLDIIFKSHKIDAVAIEDIFYAHNPKTVLKLAQFRGALSLKILQIHGEFSEYTPLQIKKAVTGKAKAAKEQVAFMVKKMLGINQEIKPLDVTDAIAIALTHSFNVRIS